One segment of Neoarius graeffei isolate fNeoGra1 chromosome 20, fNeoGra1.pri, whole genome shotgun sequence DNA contains the following:
- the c20h16orf89 gene encoding UPF0764 protein C16orf89 homolog produces the protein MRVLVTLVIVASLRFVHQEVIDDVLDSLSKGVNFFEQHSRNMNLDGVVGFVILQAQLQEATKSQTHSDSLNLSQRSIAVSLVRKLDKSLALAVASLQETDSKYYKEFEPVLSASFWSLPREWISTDPSLAYTSPTSIECYDEQLGDKCMTLLLGTWKDDGTPCIVTKACRDTMTRFGCPNYSLSHQLLYFMIGTMKGCTRMLKGETRLSRVNITVEHYQKIFCSNMMKSNQDMGIKGFTGQIQDIFMENILLCGLAGFSDFYKATWLQYILTWQDKELGCFGKDEDYSQMFEEYLDAAHKRVKRREKTLKDGCSSHMTGVAMSALGGYLNFYLSEQDITKRPLV, from the exons ATGCGCGTGCTCGTGACACTTGTGATCGTCGCGAGCTTGCGCTTTGTGCACCAGGAGGTCATTGATGATGTTTTGGACAGCTTGTCAAAAGGAGTGAATTTTTTTGAGCAGCACAGCAGGAACATGAACCTGGATGGTGTTGTTGGTTTTGTCATCCTGCAAG CCCAGTTACAGGAAGCCACGAAATCCCAGACCCATTCCGATTCTCTGAACCTCTCTCAGCGCTCCATCGCAGTGTCTCTGGTCAGAAAACTGGACAAAAGTTTGGCTCTTGCTGTCGCATCTCTTCAGGAGACGGATTCAAAATATTACAAAG AGTTTGAACCGGTATTGTCGGCGTCTTTCTGGTCCTTGCCTCGTGAATGGATCTCGACGGACCCGTCCCTCGCGTACACGTCGCCGACGTCGATCGAGTGTTACGACGAGCAGCTCGGGGATAAGTGCATGACGCTGCTTCTGGGAACCTG GAAAGATGATGGGACGCCGTGTATCGTCACGAAGGCGTGCAGGGACACGATGACGCGATTCGGGTGTCCGAATTACTCTCTATCTCACCAGCTGCTCTACTTCATGATTGGGACCATG aaaggATGTACCAGGATGCTGAAGGGGGAGACGAGGCTCTCGCGGGTCAACATCACTGTGGAACACTATCAGAAGATTTTCTGCTCCAACATGATGAAGAGTAACCAGGACATGGGCATCAAGGGCTTCACCGGGCAAATCCAAGACATCTTCATGGAGAACA TCCTTTTATGCGGCTTGGCTGGATTCTCTGACTTTTATAAAGCCACGTGGCTGCAGTACATTCTGACCTGGCAGGATAAAGAACTGGGCTGTTTCGGGAAAGACG AGGACTACTCACAAATGTTTGAGGAATATTTGGATGCAGCGCACAAGAGAGTGAAGAGAAGAGAGAAAACTCTGAAAG ATGGATGCTCAAGTCACATGACGGGCGTGGCCATGAGTGCGCTGGGTGGTTACCTGAACTTTTACCTGTCTGAGCAAGACATTACAAAACGACcactggtgtaa